A section of the Flavobacterium sp. CG_23.5 genome encodes:
- a CDS encoding neutral zinc metallopeptidase, with protein MKWLGRRESDNVEDRRTLSGGKVAVGGGIIGIIILLLNTFGGQNAQQLTPILEQLQGSQTTQTESGIPLSKEDEEMGKFVRVILADNEDVWSKIFTENGEVYKNPKLVLFRDGVQTACGGASSASGPFYCPEDQKVYIDLGFFDELKSKFGAKGGDFAIAYVLAHEIGHHVQTLLGTSTKMRQAQEGKSEADANKLSVALELQADFYAGVWTNRNQKTNNVLEVGDIEEALSAANAVGDDAIQSKMQGQVVPDSFTHGTSKQRMYWFKKGYETGDIKQGNTFSEIQ; from the coding sequence ATGAAATGGCTAGGAAGAAGAGAAAGTGACAACGTAGAAGACCGCAGAACACTCTCTGGAGGAAAAGTCGCTGTTGGTGGCGGAATTATAGGAATTATAATTCTATTACTAAATACTTTTGGTGGGCAAAATGCACAACAATTGACCCCTATTTTGGAACAGTTACAAGGTAGCCAAACTACACAAACGGAATCTGGCATACCTCTAAGTAAAGAAGATGAGGAGATGGGTAAATTTGTCCGAGTAATTTTAGCTGATAATGAAGATGTATGGAGTAAAATTTTTACTGAAAACGGTGAAGTCTATAAAAATCCAAAACTAGTACTTTTTAGAGATGGAGTTCAAACAGCTTGTGGCGGAGCCTCATCAGCTTCTGGTCCATTTTACTGTCCTGAAGACCAAAAAGTATATATAGATCTGGGTTTCTTTGACGAACTAAAATCAAAATTTGGTGCTAAAGGCGGTGATTTTGCAATCGCTTATGTACTTGCGCATGAAATTGGTCATCATGTTCAAACTTTGTTGGGAACTTCTACCAAAATGAGACAAGCCCAAGAAGGCAAAAGTGAAGCTGATGCTAATAAATTATCTGTTGCACTAGAATTACAAGCGGATTTTTATGCCGGCGTTTGGACAAATCGCAACCAGAAAACGAATAATGTTCTTGAAGTTGGAGACATTGAGGAAGCTCTAAGCGCAGCCAATGCTGTAGGTGATGATGCCATTCAATCCAAAATGCAAGGTCAAGTAGTTCCTGATTCTTTTACACACGGAACTTCTAAACAAAGAATGTATTGGTTTAAAAAAGGATATGAAACTGGTGATATCAAACAAGGCAATACTTTTTCAGAAATACAATAA